From the Daphnia magna isolate NIES linkage group LG3, ASM2063170v1.1, whole genome shotgun sequence genome, one window contains:
- the LOC116918285 gene encoding enhancer of mRNA-decapping protein 4 isoform X4: protein MSCSFNGQRSKDDELTIMFSEAMDWQSVATKSSEDVIIYPVNGGHRSGSSQIKVKNIVDSSWDKAFHWGNLVATHYKGQYFAYALTVPGKSAGMVRVIRSGSSDRILLKGFHGFVRDLSFAFHEKRILVAAVDEYSYLLVHEIVGSTAQLILQVNPDGITTSSDCHRVVWCPYVPENPKSLDEANDGWRNDADDHALMLASSHECRVEIWHLGHINGTVTYPSVTTGATQITSFDDAVVDIAFSPDSTAIAVASLDGYVRFFLVNTKKEDPKSLHKWQPHEGKRLSGIIFLDNLSHPNIRECPLWKWAVTSAENNTEFKLWSCELWKCHQTIRFKSDDNTPIVQKMTLDLSASYLVISDIHRKALYVMHIEQEQDEKHALSDDGVDDSLKTEAPTVSKVSSITQLLLPFSAISVAIREASIRPPSQPMGDEDFDGDEKATKVIVKMLIVQPKSLQKCKAVFELGTSVPLGEGIGTSFSTINTTSEYEPVNVVKTAASTTNHINLLTPDAFVSPAKTNTDSQKQSLVTSPVTVSPLPPAPNEILALSSPRRPTPEVTSSTTPKRNGIPSGGSSPSREVEEILGTRPLTEGSIESPDTSSATVPTGPALQDALSAYPIALSPALVRTASANSKGSSPIMDKPQASTAQPTWPSVLPPLGIQPLQRPKEPVARETDAGNSAQLQMMQQSLDQLVQLVSAQRAEQQQLKNEIGQLKSEMTRMQSPATVQPSWIAQMESTLAVYFDRQLKKLDEINSPSKTQQSVSKLQSTIRSEFENKAHTLEQRSVDFIRKELQSVIASEMNKLEPVLKNTTLQLLTQLSQNKTIVDAYSQATSSAAVSAMNRGCKEAIASQLLPSLEGSFHSLFTQLHTTFSKGIAECEHSIRNDYSEKICITRHFNTNNVIYPVVRNIESNLERHRRLQDKESTAQLNATMDKIAVVLDQVRQSISTDTKTELKKISNEFPEKVRMLLTPVIQSEMQLAIKDQKLALDGAMMAVHAAQIQSRAVTPAVVELTPAELQIQLKHMIHEGRLFEAFQRALYMNDLSMVMFVCARVDAQKLFSVHPCVFPPQILLALIQQLSADLGTSTELKLEYLQEAVMAVNFRDPQIKEHAPKVMPQLVANLQAQIANNPSGPLQRQLRLLLRCAVPLTKPE, encoded by the exons ATGAGCTGTAGTTTTAACGGCCAAAGGAGCAAAGATGATGAACTTACCAT TATGTTTTCAGAAGCTATGGATTGGCAAAGTGTTGCAACAAAGTCATCAGAAGATGTTATTATTTATCCAGTTAATGGAGGACATCGCTCTGGTAGCTCACAgatcaaagtaaaaaacatTGTAGATTCATCCTGGGACAAGGCATTCCACTGGGGAAACCTAGTTGCCACTCATTACAAGGGCCAATATTTTGCATATGCCCTAACTG TTCCTGGTAAATCAGCTGGAATGGTCCGTGTAATAAGAAGTGGAAGCAGTGATAGAATTCTATTAAAAGGATTCCATGGCTTTGTTAGAGATCTTTCATTTGCCTTCCACGAAAAAAGGATACTTGTGGCAGCTGTCGATGAATATAGTTACCTTTTGGTCCATGAAATTGTTGGATCAACTGCTCAATTGATTTTGCAAGTAAATCCCGATGGAATTACTACTTCCAGTGATTGCCACAGAGTGGTATGGTGCCCTTATGTTCCAGAAAATCCCAAAAGTCTTG ACGAAGCCAATGACGGTTGGCGAAATGATGCCGATGATCATGCATTGATGCTTGCATCATCACATGAATGTCGTGTGGAAATATGGCATCTGGGTCACATCAATGGCACAGTCACTTATCCCAGTGTGACAACCGGAGCCACCCAAATTACTTCTTTCGATGATGCTGTGGTTGATATAGCATTTTCCCCGGACTCGACTGCGATTGCAGTCGCCAGCCTTGATGGCTATGTCAGATTCTTTTTG gtgaatacaaaaaaagaggatcCCAAAAGTCTGCACAAATGGCAACCTCATGAAGGCAAAAGACTATCGGGTATCATTTTTTTGGATAATTTAAGCCATCCAAACATCAGAGA ATGTCCATTGTGGAAATGGGCTGTTACATCTGCCGAAAACAATACCGAGTTCAAGCTATGGTCCTGCGAGTTATGGAAATGTCATCAGACCATCCGTTTCAAGTCGGATGATAACACACCCATTGTCCAAAAGATGACACTTGACCTGTCAGCATCCTACCTTGTCATATCTGATATTCATCGTAAA GCCCTTTACGTGATGCACATAGAACAAGAACAAGACGAAAAACATGCATTGTCTGATGACGGTGTTGATGATTCTCTTAAAACCGAAGCACCGACCGTCTCTAAAGTGAGCAGCATCACCCAACTATTGCTACCATTTTCAGCTATTAGCGTTGCCATCCGTGAGGCCTCCATAAGACCACCTTCCCAGCCCATGGGCGATGAAGATTTCGATGGAGACGAAAAGGCTACTAAAGTAATAGTGAAGATGTTAATCGTGCAACCCAAGTCGTTGCAAAAATGCAAAGCCGTCTTCGAATTGGGTACCTCAGTCCCTTTGGGCGAAGGCATTGGAACTTCATTCTCCACGATCAACACAACTTCAGAGTACGAACCTGTAAATGTAGTTAAGACAGCAGCATCTACCACCAATCATATCAACCTGTTGACGCCCGATGCTTTCGTTTCACCGGCCAAAACAAACACTGACTCTCAGAAGCAATCATTAGTGACATCACCCGTCACGGTGAGTCCTTTACCACCCGCACCCAACGAAATTTTGGCACTGTCGAGCCCACGCCGCCCAACACCTGAGGTCACCTCCTCCACTACACCAAAACGGAACGGTATCCCCAGTGGAGGTAGCAGTCCCAGTCGTGAAGTAGAAGAAATCTTGGGCACAAGACCTCTAACAGAAGGCTCCATTGAGTCGCCTGATACTTCTTCGGCCACTGTCCCTACCGGCCCGGCTCTTCAGGACGCCTTATCGGCCTATCCAATCGCTTTATCACCGGCTTTGGTGCGTACAGCCTCTGCCAACAGTAAAGGATCTTCCCCCATAATGGACAAA CCGCAGGCTTCGACAGCACAACCCACATGGCCATCCGTTCTTCCACCGCTGGGCATTCAGCCATTGCAACGGCCTAAAGAGCCAGTAGCACGTGAAACGGATGCTGGAAACTCTGCTCAATTGCAAATGATGCAGCAATCGCTCGATCAATTGGTTCAACTGGTATCAGCCCAGCGAGCTGAACAGCAACAATTGAAGAACGAAATCGGCCAATTGAAGTCAGAAATGACGCGAATGCAATCACCCGCAACTGTCCAGCCGTCCTGGATTGCCCAAATGGAGTCTACCCTTGCAGTTTATTTCGATAggcaattaaaaaaattggatgaAATTAATTCTCCGTCCAAAACTCAGCAg TCGGTGTCAAAACTCCAGTCGACCATCCGGTCAGAGTTTGAGAATAAAGCGCACACTTTAGAGCAAAGGAGTGTCGACTTTATTCGCAAAGAATTGCAGTCGGTCATTGCGAGCGAGATGAACAAACTGGAACCTGTTCTGAAGAACACAACGCTTCAATTACTGACGCAGTTGtcgcaaaacaaaaccatCGTCGATGCCTACAGCCAAGCGACTTCTTCGGCAGCCGTATCGGCCATGAATCGCGGATGCAAGGAAGCCATTGCATCGCAGTTGCTTCCGTCATTGGAGGGCTCATTCCACAGTCTTTTCACTCAGTTGCACACCACTTTCTCCAAAGGCATCGCAGAATGTGAGCATTCAATTAGAAATGACTATTCAGAAAAGATTTGCATCACACGTCATTTCAATACAAATAACGTTATCTACCCAGTCGTGCGCAATATCGAGAGCAACCTGGAACGACATCGAAGGCTGCAGGACAAAGAGTCGACCGCCCAACTCAACGCTACCATGGATAAGATAGCCGTCGTCCTGGATCAAGTTCGGCAATCCATTTCAACCGATACAAAGACGGAGTTGAAGAAAATATCTAACGA ATTCCCAGAAAAAGTACGAATGCTTTTGACTCCTGTGATCCAATCCGAAATGCAGCTCGCCATTAAGGATCAGAAATTGGCGTTAGACGGAGCCATGATGGCAGTTCAC GCGGCACAAATCCAGTCACGCGCAGTGACGCCCGCAGTTGTAGAACTAACGCCAGCCGAACTTCAAATCCAATTGAAACACATGATTCACGAGGGACGATTATTCGAAGCTTTTCAAAgg GCGCTGTACATGAATGACTTAAGCATGGTGATGTTTGTTTGCGCTCGAGTTGATGCGCAGAAACTCTTTTCGGTTCACCCATGTGTCTTTCCGCCACAGATCTTGTTGGCTTTGATCCAACAGCTTTCAGCAGATCTTGGCACATCGACGGAACTGAAATTAGA GTATCTTCAAGAAGCCGTCATGGCCGTGAACTTTCGAGATCCTCAGATTAAGGAGCACGCACCCAAGGTGATGCCTCAACTAGTGGCAAACTTGCAGGCCCAGATCGCCAACAACCCAAGTGGTCCTTTACAACGTCAATTGCGTTTGTTATTGCGTTGCGCAGTTCCATTGACCAAACCGGAATAA
- the LOC116918285 gene encoding enhancer of mRNA-decapping protein 4 isoform X2 — MSCSFNGQRSKDDELTIMFSEAMDWQSVATKSSEDVIIYPVNGGHRSGSSQIKVKNIVDSSWDKAFHWGNLVATHYKGQYFAYALTVPGKSAGMVRVIRSGSSDRILLKGFHGFVRDLSFAFHEKRILVAAVDEYSYLLVHEIVGSTAQLILQVNPDGITTSSDCHRVVWCPYVPENPKSLDEANDGWRNDADDHALMLASSHECRVEIWHLGHINGTVTYPSVTTGATQITSFDDAVVDIAFSPDSTAIAVASLDGYVRFFLVNTKKEDPKSLHKWQPHEGKRLSGIIFLDNLSHPNIRECPLWKWAVTSAENNTEFKLWSCELWKCHQTIRFKSDDNTPIVQKMTLDLSASYLVISDIHRKALYVMHIEQEQDEKHALSDDGVDDSLKTEAPTVSKVSSITQLLLPFSAISVAIREASIRPPSQPMGDEDFDGDEKATKVIVKMLIVQPKSLQKCKAVFELGTSVPLGEGIGTSFSTINTTSEYEPVNVVKTAASTTNHINLLTPDAFVSPAKTNTDSQKQSLVTSPVTVSPLPPAPNEILALSSPRRPTPEVTSSTTPKRNGIPSGGSSPSREVEEILGTRPLTEGSIESPDTSSATVPTGPALQDALSAYPIALSPALVRTASANSKGSSPIMDKEPLCTYPTSAVAAPSTPSSISADLNGSLLELFKEVLVVEPQASTAQPTWPSVLPPLGIQPLQRPKEPVARETDAGNSAQLQMMQQSLDQLVQLVSAQRAEQQQLKNEIGQLKSEMTRMQSPATVQPSWIAQMESTLAVYFDRQLKKLDEINSPSKTQQSVSKLQSTIRSEFENKAHTLEQRSVDFIRKELQSVIASEMNKLEPVLKNTTLQLLTQLSQNKTIVDAYSQATSSAAVSAMNRGCKEAIASQLLPSLEGSFHSLFTQLHTTFSKGIAECEHSIRNDYSEKICITRHFNTNNVIYPVVRNIESNLERHRRLQDKESTAQLNATMDKIAVVLDQVRQSISTDTKTELKKISNEFPEKVRMLLTPVIQSEMQLAIKDQKLALDGAMMAVHAAQIQSRAVTPAVVELTPAELQIQLKHMIHEGRLFEAFQRALYMNDLSMVMFVCARVDAQKLFSVHPCVFPPQILLALIQQLSADLGTSTELKLEYLQEAVMAVNFRDPQIKEHAPKVMPQLVANLQAQIANNPSGPLQRQLRLLLRCAVPLTKPE; from the exons ATGAGCTGTAGTTTTAACGGCCAAAGGAGCAAAGATGATGAACTTACCAT TATGTTTTCAGAAGCTATGGATTGGCAAAGTGTTGCAACAAAGTCATCAGAAGATGTTATTATTTATCCAGTTAATGGAGGACATCGCTCTGGTAGCTCACAgatcaaagtaaaaaacatTGTAGATTCATCCTGGGACAAGGCATTCCACTGGGGAAACCTAGTTGCCACTCATTACAAGGGCCAATATTTTGCATATGCCCTAACTG TTCCTGGTAAATCAGCTGGAATGGTCCGTGTAATAAGAAGTGGAAGCAGTGATAGAATTCTATTAAAAGGATTCCATGGCTTTGTTAGAGATCTTTCATTTGCCTTCCACGAAAAAAGGATACTTGTGGCAGCTGTCGATGAATATAGTTACCTTTTGGTCCATGAAATTGTTGGATCAACTGCTCAATTGATTTTGCAAGTAAATCCCGATGGAATTACTACTTCCAGTGATTGCCACAGAGTGGTATGGTGCCCTTATGTTCCAGAAAATCCCAAAAGTCTTG ACGAAGCCAATGACGGTTGGCGAAATGATGCCGATGATCATGCATTGATGCTTGCATCATCACATGAATGTCGTGTGGAAATATGGCATCTGGGTCACATCAATGGCACAGTCACTTATCCCAGTGTGACAACCGGAGCCACCCAAATTACTTCTTTCGATGATGCTGTGGTTGATATAGCATTTTCCCCGGACTCGACTGCGATTGCAGTCGCCAGCCTTGATGGCTATGTCAGATTCTTTTTG gtgaatacaaaaaaagaggatcCCAAAAGTCTGCACAAATGGCAACCTCATGAAGGCAAAAGACTATCGGGTATCATTTTTTTGGATAATTTAAGCCATCCAAACATCAGAGA ATGTCCATTGTGGAAATGGGCTGTTACATCTGCCGAAAACAATACCGAGTTCAAGCTATGGTCCTGCGAGTTATGGAAATGTCATCAGACCATCCGTTTCAAGTCGGATGATAACACACCCATTGTCCAAAAGATGACACTTGACCTGTCAGCATCCTACCTTGTCATATCTGATATTCATCGTAAA GCCCTTTACGTGATGCACATAGAACAAGAACAAGACGAAAAACATGCATTGTCTGATGACGGTGTTGATGATTCTCTTAAAACCGAAGCACCGACCGTCTCTAAAGTGAGCAGCATCACCCAACTATTGCTACCATTTTCAGCTATTAGCGTTGCCATCCGTGAGGCCTCCATAAGACCACCTTCCCAGCCCATGGGCGATGAAGATTTCGATGGAGACGAAAAGGCTACTAAAGTAATAGTGAAGATGTTAATCGTGCAACCCAAGTCGTTGCAAAAATGCAAAGCCGTCTTCGAATTGGGTACCTCAGTCCCTTTGGGCGAAGGCATTGGAACTTCATTCTCCACGATCAACACAACTTCAGAGTACGAACCTGTAAATGTAGTTAAGACAGCAGCATCTACCACCAATCATATCAACCTGTTGACGCCCGATGCTTTCGTTTCACCGGCCAAAACAAACACTGACTCTCAGAAGCAATCATTAGTGACATCACCCGTCACGGTGAGTCCTTTACCACCCGCACCCAACGAAATTTTGGCACTGTCGAGCCCACGCCGCCCAACACCTGAGGTCACCTCCTCCACTACACCAAAACGGAACGGTATCCCCAGTGGAGGTAGCAGTCCCAGTCGTGAAGTAGAAGAAATCTTGGGCACAAGACCTCTAACAGAAGGCTCCATTGAGTCGCCTGATACTTCTTCGGCCACTGTCCCTACCGGCCCGGCTCTTCAGGACGCCTTATCGGCCTATCCAATCGCTTTATCACCGGCTTTGGTGCGTACAGCCTCTGCCAACAGTAAAGGATCTTCCCCCATAATGGACAAA GAACCGCTATGCACTTACCCTACTTCCGCTGTTGCAGCTCCTTCTACTCCCTCTTCCATATCTGCGGATTTAAACGGCAGTTTGCTGGAATTGTTTAAAGAAGTCCTTGTCGTTGAA CCGCAGGCTTCGACAGCACAACCCACATGGCCATCCGTTCTTCCACCGCTGGGCATTCAGCCATTGCAACGGCCTAAAGAGCCAGTAGCACGTGAAACGGATGCTGGAAACTCTGCTCAATTGCAAATGATGCAGCAATCGCTCGATCAATTGGTTCAACTGGTATCAGCCCAGCGAGCTGAACAGCAACAATTGAAGAACGAAATCGGCCAATTGAAGTCAGAAATGACGCGAATGCAATCACCCGCAACTGTCCAGCCGTCCTGGATTGCCCAAATGGAGTCTACCCTTGCAGTTTATTTCGATAggcaattaaaaaaattggatgaAATTAATTCTCCGTCCAAAACTCAGCAg TCGGTGTCAAAACTCCAGTCGACCATCCGGTCAGAGTTTGAGAATAAAGCGCACACTTTAGAGCAAAGGAGTGTCGACTTTATTCGCAAAGAATTGCAGTCGGTCATTGCGAGCGAGATGAACAAACTGGAACCTGTTCTGAAGAACACAACGCTTCAATTACTGACGCAGTTGtcgcaaaacaaaaccatCGTCGATGCCTACAGCCAAGCGACTTCTTCGGCAGCCGTATCGGCCATGAATCGCGGATGCAAGGAAGCCATTGCATCGCAGTTGCTTCCGTCATTGGAGGGCTCATTCCACAGTCTTTTCACTCAGTTGCACACCACTTTCTCCAAAGGCATCGCAGAATGTGAGCATTCAATTAGAAATGACTATTCAGAAAAGATTTGCATCACACGTCATTTCAATACAAATAACGTTATCTACCCAGTCGTGCGCAATATCGAGAGCAACCTGGAACGACATCGAAGGCTGCAGGACAAAGAGTCGACCGCCCAACTCAACGCTACCATGGATAAGATAGCCGTCGTCCTGGATCAAGTTCGGCAATCCATTTCAACCGATACAAAGACGGAGTTGAAGAAAATATCTAACGA ATTCCCAGAAAAAGTACGAATGCTTTTGACTCCTGTGATCCAATCCGAAATGCAGCTCGCCATTAAGGATCAGAAATTGGCGTTAGACGGAGCCATGATGGCAGTTCAC GCGGCACAAATCCAGTCACGCGCAGTGACGCCCGCAGTTGTAGAACTAACGCCAGCCGAACTTCAAATCCAATTGAAACACATGATTCACGAGGGACGATTATTCGAAGCTTTTCAAAgg GCGCTGTACATGAATGACTTAAGCATGGTGATGTTTGTTTGCGCTCGAGTTGATGCGCAGAAACTCTTTTCGGTTCACCCATGTGTCTTTCCGCCACAGATCTTGTTGGCTTTGATCCAACAGCTTTCAGCAGATCTTGGCACATCGACGGAACTGAAATTAGA GTATCTTCAAGAAGCCGTCATGGCCGTGAACTTTCGAGATCCTCAGATTAAGGAGCACGCACCCAAGGTGATGCCTCAACTAGTGGCAAACTTGCAGGCCCAGATCGCCAACAACCCAAGTGGTCCTTTACAACGTCAATTGCGTTTGTTATTGCGTTGCGCAGTTCCATTGACCAAACCGGAATAA
- the LOC116918285 gene encoding enhancer of mRNA-decapping protein 4 isoform X3 gives MSCSFNGQRSKDDELTIMFSEAMDWQSVATKSSEDVIIYPVNGGHRSGSSQIKVKNIVDSSWDKAFHWGNLVATHYKGQYFAYALTVPGKSAGMVRVIRSGSSDRILLKGFHGFVRDLSFAFHEKRILVAAVDEYSYLLVHEIVGSTAQLILQVNPDGITTSSDCHRVVWCPYVPENPKSLDEANDGWRNDADDHALMLASSHECRVEIWHLGHINGTVTYPSVTTGATQITSFDDAVVDIAFSPDSTAIAVASLDGYVRFFLVNTKKEDPKSLHKWQPHEGKRLSGIIFLDNLSHPNIRECPLWKWAVTSAENNTEFKLWSCELWKCHQTIRFKSDDNTPIVQKMTLDLSASYLVISDIHRKALYVMHIEQEQDEKHALSDDGVDDSLKTEAPTVSKVSSITQLLLPFSAISVAIREASIRPPSQPMGDEDFDGDEKATKVIVKMLIVQPKSLQKCKAVFELGTSVPLGEGIGTSFSTINTTSEYEPVNVVKTAASTTNHINLLTPDAFVSPAKTNTDSQKQSLVTSPVTVSPLPPAPNEILALSSPRRPTPEVTSSTTPKRNGIPSGGSSPSREVEEILGTRPLTEGSIESPDTSSATVPTGPALQDALSAYPIALSPALVRTASANSKGSSPIMDKPNAPSVQEPLCTYPTSAVAAPSTPSSISADLNGSLLELFKEVLVVEPQASTAQPTWPSVLPPLGIQPLQRPKEPVARETDAGNSAQLQMMQQSLDQLVQLVSAQRAEQQQLKNEIGQLKSEMTRMQSPATVQPSWIAQMESTLAVYFDRQLKKLDEINSPSKTQQSVSKLQSTIRSEFENKAHTLEQRSVDFIRKELQSVIASEMNKLEPVLKNTTLQLLTQLSQNKTIVDAYSQATSSAAVSAMNRGCKEAIASQLLPSLEGSFHSLFTQLHTTFSKGIAEFVRNIESNLERHRRLQDKESTAQLNATMDKIAVVLDQVRQSISTDTKTELKKISNEFPEKVRMLLTPVIQSEMQLAIKDQKLALDGAMMAVHAAQIQSRAVTPAVVELTPAELQIQLKHMIHEGRLFEAFQRALYMNDLSMVMFVCARVDAQKLFSVHPCVFPPQILLALIQQLSADLGTSTELKLEYLQEAVMAVNFRDPQIKEHAPKVMPQLVANLQAQIANNPSGPLQRQLRLLLRCAVPLTKPE, from the exons ATGAGCTGTAGTTTTAACGGCCAAAGGAGCAAAGATGATGAACTTACCAT TATGTTTTCAGAAGCTATGGATTGGCAAAGTGTTGCAACAAAGTCATCAGAAGATGTTATTATTTATCCAGTTAATGGAGGACATCGCTCTGGTAGCTCACAgatcaaagtaaaaaacatTGTAGATTCATCCTGGGACAAGGCATTCCACTGGGGAAACCTAGTTGCCACTCATTACAAGGGCCAATATTTTGCATATGCCCTAACTG TTCCTGGTAAATCAGCTGGAATGGTCCGTGTAATAAGAAGTGGAAGCAGTGATAGAATTCTATTAAAAGGATTCCATGGCTTTGTTAGAGATCTTTCATTTGCCTTCCACGAAAAAAGGATACTTGTGGCAGCTGTCGATGAATATAGTTACCTTTTGGTCCATGAAATTGTTGGATCAACTGCTCAATTGATTTTGCAAGTAAATCCCGATGGAATTACTACTTCCAGTGATTGCCACAGAGTGGTATGGTGCCCTTATGTTCCAGAAAATCCCAAAAGTCTTG ACGAAGCCAATGACGGTTGGCGAAATGATGCCGATGATCATGCATTGATGCTTGCATCATCACATGAATGTCGTGTGGAAATATGGCATCTGGGTCACATCAATGGCACAGTCACTTATCCCAGTGTGACAACCGGAGCCACCCAAATTACTTCTTTCGATGATGCTGTGGTTGATATAGCATTTTCCCCGGACTCGACTGCGATTGCAGTCGCCAGCCTTGATGGCTATGTCAGATTCTTTTTG gtgaatacaaaaaaagaggatcCCAAAAGTCTGCACAAATGGCAACCTCATGAAGGCAAAAGACTATCGGGTATCATTTTTTTGGATAATTTAAGCCATCCAAACATCAGAGA ATGTCCATTGTGGAAATGGGCTGTTACATCTGCCGAAAACAATACCGAGTTCAAGCTATGGTCCTGCGAGTTATGGAAATGTCATCAGACCATCCGTTTCAAGTCGGATGATAACACACCCATTGTCCAAAAGATGACACTTGACCTGTCAGCATCCTACCTTGTCATATCTGATATTCATCGTAAA GCCCTTTACGTGATGCACATAGAACAAGAACAAGACGAAAAACATGCATTGTCTGATGACGGTGTTGATGATTCTCTTAAAACCGAAGCACCGACCGTCTCTAAAGTGAGCAGCATCACCCAACTATTGCTACCATTTTCAGCTATTAGCGTTGCCATCCGTGAGGCCTCCATAAGACCACCTTCCCAGCCCATGGGCGATGAAGATTTCGATGGAGACGAAAAGGCTACTAAAGTAATAGTGAAGATGTTAATCGTGCAACCCAAGTCGTTGCAAAAATGCAAAGCCGTCTTCGAATTGGGTACCTCAGTCCCTTTGGGCGAAGGCATTGGAACTTCATTCTCCACGATCAACACAACTTCAGAGTACGAACCTGTAAATGTAGTTAAGACAGCAGCATCTACCACCAATCATATCAACCTGTTGACGCCCGATGCTTTCGTTTCACCGGCCAAAACAAACACTGACTCTCAGAAGCAATCATTAGTGACATCACCCGTCACGGTGAGTCCTTTACCACCCGCACCCAACGAAATTTTGGCACTGTCGAGCCCACGCCGCCCAACACCTGAGGTCACCTCCTCCACTACACCAAAACGGAACGGTATCCCCAGTGGAGGTAGCAGTCCCAGTCGTGAAGTAGAAGAAATCTTGGGCACAAGACCTCTAACAGAAGGCTCCATTGAGTCGCCTGATACTTCTTCGGCCACTGTCCCTACCGGCCCGGCTCTTCAGGACGCCTTATCGGCCTATCCAATCGCTTTATCACCGGCTTTGGTGCGTACAGCCTCTGCCAACAGTAAAGGATCTTCCCCCATAATGGACAAA CCTAATGCACCATCTGTTCAGGAACCGCTATGCACTTACCCTACTTCCGCTGTTGCAGCTCCTTCTACTCCCTCTTCCATATCTGCGGATTTAAACGGCAGTTTGCTGGAATTGTTTAAAGAAGTCCTTGTCGTTGAA CCGCAGGCTTCGACAGCACAACCCACATGGCCATCCGTTCTTCCACCGCTGGGCATTCAGCCATTGCAACGGCCTAAAGAGCCAGTAGCACGTGAAACGGATGCTGGAAACTCTGCTCAATTGCAAATGATGCAGCAATCGCTCGATCAATTGGTTCAACTGGTATCAGCCCAGCGAGCTGAACAGCAACAATTGAAGAACGAAATCGGCCAATTGAAGTCAGAAATGACGCGAATGCAATCACCCGCAACTGTCCAGCCGTCCTGGATTGCCCAAATGGAGTCTACCCTTGCAGTTTATTTCGATAggcaattaaaaaaattggatgaAATTAATTCTCCGTCCAAAACTCAGCAg TCGGTGTCAAAACTCCAGTCGACCATCCGGTCAGAGTTTGAGAATAAAGCGCACACTTTAGAGCAAAGGAGTGTCGACTTTATTCGCAAAGAATTGCAGTCGGTCATTGCGAGCGAGATGAACAAACTGGAACCTGTTCTGAAGAACACAACGCTTCAATTACTGACGCAGTTGtcgcaaaacaaaaccatCGTCGATGCCTACAGCCAAGCGACTTCTTCGGCAGCCGTATCGGCCATGAATCGCGGATGCAAGGAAGCCATTGCATCGCAGTTGCTTCCGTCATTGGAGGGCTCATTCCACAGTCTTTTCACTCAGTTGCACACCACTTTCTCCAAAGGCATCGCAGAAT TCGTGCGCAATATCGAGAGCAACCTGGAACGACATCGAAGGCTGCAGGACAAAGAGTCGACCGCCCAACTCAACGCTACCATGGATAAGATAGCCGTCGTCCTGGATCAAGTTCGGCAATCCATTTCAACCGATACAAAGACGGAGTTGAAGAAAATATCTAACGA ATTCCCAGAAAAAGTACGAATGCTTTTGACTCCTGTGATCCAATCCGAAATGCAGCTCGCCATTAAGGATCAGAAATTGGCGTTAGACGGAGCCATGATGGCAGTTCAC GCGGCACAAATCCAGTCACGCGCAGTGACGCCCGCAGTTGTAGAACTAACGCCAGCCGAACTTCAAATCCAATTGAAACACATGATTCACGAGGGACGATTATTCGAAGCTTTTCAAAgg GCGCTGTACATGAATGACTTAAGCATGGTGATGTTTGTTTGCGCTCGAGTTGATGCGCAGAAACTCTTTTCGGTTCACCCATGTGTCTTTCCGCCACAGATCTTGTTGGCTTTGATCCAACAGCTTTCAGCAGATCTTGGCACATCGACGGAACTGAAATTAGA GTATCTTCAAGAAGCCGTCATGGCCGTGAACTTTCGAGATCCTCAGATTAAGGAGCACGCACCCAAGGTGATGCCTCAACTAGTGGCAAACTTGCAGGCCCAGATCGCCAACAACCCAAGTGGTCCTTTACAACGTCAATTGCGTTTGTTATTGCGTTGCGCAGTTCCATTGACCAAACCGGAATAA